The nucleotide sequence AAGGAACTTACCAATATGGAAAATGATTATGTAGCGATGCTTCAGTCGTGGCAGAAAAAAGATATAACCGATGAGATCGATACCTATAATTTTAAAGAGATTTTAAAAGCCAACCAAGAGAGACAGGATGAGATCAAAAGTGTCCAAAATAATATAAAAAAAGTAAAAGAAGACATAGAAAAAGAACAGAGAAATCTAAAAAAACTCCAATCCCAATTGGCGTATAAAGAACGACAGCAAGAGAGCAAAAAGAGACAGCATAATAACCTGATTGCCCAGTATAATAAAGACAAGAAACTAACTACCGCTAAGACAAAACAAGCCAAAAATACGATAACAAACCTTCAAAAGCAAAAAGCTGCCATTGAAAAAGAGATTGATAATATAATCAGAACAAGAACCAAACAACTAGGAAATGTAAATTATTCCACTGTTGCCAAAAACTTGGGAAGTTTTAAAAAACCTATCTCAGGAAAAGTTGTGGTCGGATTCAATCAAGCCAAGGTCGGAGGAATTCGTAGTTCAGGACAGGAGATCCAAGGAAACTTAGGAGACCGAGTTGTTTCTGCAAATAAAGGTAAAGTTATCTATGCAGGTAAATTTATGAATATGGGAAAAGTTGTCATGATAGACCACGGATATAACTTGATCACTATCTATGGAAACCTAATCTCTAACTATGTAAAATTAGGGCAGACGGTAGGTAAAGGTAGTGAAATTGGAATTTTAGGACTTAACTCCGATGGAAGATCATATCTTTATTATGAGACGAGATTTAACCTTAAATCTTCTAACCCAAATAATTTTTAGAGATATCTAAAGACTAACTATAGTTAAAAAACTAAGATCACATAATCAGCCTAGGGATGAGAAGCTTCTAGAGAGACCTATATCTCTAGGTTGAAAAAATATACATCATATATTTGACCATTGGTCACATAGGGGGAGAAAGATGAAAAAAAAGGTATGTATCATATATAATACCTCTAAAAAAGATGCAATAAAATTTTATGAAGTATCCAAAGAATTCTTCGAAAATTGCGGTGTAGAGGTCCAGTCAGAGATAGAGGGATCAGCTTTTGTCGTGGTTATCGGTGGAGACGGAACTCTCCTACAGGCCAGCAAAGATATAGCTAATCACAATAAATTTGCTATTGCTGTAAATATGGGAAGTCTTGGATTTCTTACAGACATAAGAAGGATCGAAGCTCTTCAAGTTTATGAAGATGTTTTGATGGGAAACTACAAATTAGAGGAAAGACACATGTTAGAAGTAGAGGTCAGAGGAGAAAAATATACGGGACTCAATGAAGTGGTTCTGGCAAAGGGAGGAATCCTGCAAAAATTAATCAGAA is from Psychrilyobacter atlanticus DSM 19335 and encodes:
- a CDS encoding NAD(+)/NADH kinase translates to MKKKVCIIYNTSKKDAIKFYEVSKEFFENCGVEVQSEIEGSAFVVVIGGDGTLLQASKDIANHNKFAIAVNMGSLGFLTDIRRIEALQVYEDVLMGNYKLEERHMLEVEVRGEKYTGLNEVVLAKGGILQKLIRIRASGEYYINTYRADGLIIATPTGSTGYSLSAGGPIIRSNLDVLLITPIAPHNLSTRPIIVDGKEEITLRLEGREDSAYIAVDGDDAIEVTKEDTIKIRYSDKKLKLVLPKSRNYYSVLREKLKWGDKIC
- a CDS encoding murein hydrolase activator EnvC family protein, whose protein sequence is MKKLIFFLTLMIITTNTFSNSLDEKKNQINRIENEIKRKDEEIKKNTQKIKTINKKTETLKEQIIRVEKELKIIESEKELLKIKINVVSRKVDYGKRNLKFSSKELTNMENDYVAMLQSWQKKDITDEIDTYNFKEILKANQERQDEIKSVQNNIKKVKEDIEKEQRNLKKLQSQLAYKERQQESKKRQHNNLIAQYNKDKKLTTAKTKQAKNTITNLQKQKAAIEKEIDNIIRTRTKQLGNVNYSTVAKNLGSFKKPISGKVVVGFNQAKVGGIRSSGQEIQGNLGDRVVSANKGKVIYAGKFMNMGKVVMIDHGYNLITIYGNLISNYVKLGQTVGKGSEIGILGLNSDGRSYLYYETRFNLKSSNPNNF